From a region of the Vagococcus coleopterorum genome:
- the radA gene encoding DNA repair protein RadA, producing the protein MAKKAKTQFECQACGYISPKYLGRCPNCGQWNEMMEVKLQDDTNRNSRVSLAGKRTTATKLGDVTSKKEPRVKTKIEELNRVLGGGVVPGSLVLIGGDPGIGKSTLLLQVSQQLHQSGGKVLYVSGEESAEQIKMRAERLSIEGNDFYVYPETDMSLIRQTIEEMAPDYVIIDSIQTMMQPEISSATGSVSQVRETTAELMQIAKTNQIAIFIVGHVTKEGALAGPRMLEHMVDTVLYFEGDRHHTFRILRAVKNRFGSTNEIGIFEMKERGLVEVANPSEAFLEERLDGATGSAIVVSMEGTRPILVEIQSLVTPSMFGNAKRTATGLDYNRVSLIMAVLEKRAGLLLQNQDAYLKAAGGVKLDEPAIDLAIAVAIASSYKEKGTKPTECFIGEIGLTGEIRRVNRIEQRIMEAKKLGFKKMYIPKNNLQGWEPPKGIEVVGVSTLGEALHKIFG; encoded by the coding sequence ATGGCTAAAAAAGCAAAAACACAATTTGAATGTCAGGCCTGTGGTTATATTTCTCCGAAATACTTAGGTCGTTGTCCGAACTGTGGACAATGGAATGAAATGATGGAAGTGAAATTGCAAGATGATACAAATCGAAATAGTCGAGTTAGTTTAGCTGGGAAAAGGACGACAGCAACTAAATTAGGTGATGTGACATCAAAGAAAGAACCGCGTGTTAAGACTAAGATAGAAGAATTAAACCGTGTGCTTGGTGGCGGAGTTGTCCCAGGCTCATTAGTTCTAATCGGTGGGGATCCAGGGATTGGGAAATCTACATTATTATTACAAGTTTCGCAACAACTTCATCAAAGCGGTGGGAAAGTATTATATGTATCTGGAGAGGAAAGTGCGGAACAAATAAAAATGCGAGCAGAACGCTTGAGCATTGAAGGTAATGATTTTTATGTTTACCCAGAAACAGATATGTCATTAATTCGTCAAACAATTGAAGAGATGGCGCCAGATTATGTCATCATTGATTCCATTCAAACAATGATGCAGCCAGAAATTTCTAGTGCAACGGGTAGCGTTAGTCAAGTTCGGGAAACAACTGCCGAGTTGATGCAAATTGCTAAAACAAACCAAATTGCTATTTTTATTGTGGGACATGTAACAAAAGAAGGAGCTTTAGCTGGTCCAAGAATGTTGGAACACATGGTTGATACGGTTCTTTATTTTGAGGGTGATCGACACCATACTTTTAGAATTTTACGAGCTGTTAAAAATCGTTTTGGCTCAACCAACGAGATTGGGATTTTTGAAATGAAAGAACGCGGATTGGTTGAAGTGGCTAATCCCTCTGAGGCATTTTTAGAAGAACGACTTGATGGTGCTACAGGTTCAGCTATTGTTGTATCAATGGAGGGAACACGACCAATTTTAGTAGAAATTCAATCGTTGGTGACACCGAGTATGTTTGGGAATGCTAAACGAACAGCGACGGGGCTAGATTACAATCGAGTATCACTAATTATGGCAGTTCTAGAAAAAAGAGCAGGTTTATTGTTGCAAAATCAAGATGCGTATTTAAAGGCAGCGGGTGGCGTTAAGTTAGATGAACCAGCAATTGATTTGGCAATCGCTGTTGCCATAGCTTCAAGTTATAAAGAAAAAGGGACGAAACCAACTGAGTGCTTTATCGGTGAGATTGGATTAACTGGAGAAATTCGCCGTGTTAACCGTATAGAGCAACGCATTATGGAAGCTAAAAAACTAGGGTTTAAGAAAATGTACATTCCAAAAAATAATTTACAAGGTTGGGAGCCACCTAAAGGGATTGAAGTAGTGGGCGTATCTACCTTAGGCGAAGCTTTACATAAAATTTTCGGATAA
- a CDS encoding PIN/TRAM domain-containing protein: MIKKIFTGLMVILGISLGITFLPGLWSLLNLSLSSMIDNVFVNGVIGAAVFFLLSLIFGNNVVRMIKRAELNLSGHSSDYLLFGSIGTIIGLLIGVLVSIPLFSLNVAIIGNILPTFIMFIAAYLGFRLGTTKKDEWKKLFTPKNKRQSEDVLERKVDDHHHKYKILDTSVIIDGRIYDIAKTGFVEGVLLIPNFVLYELQYIADSGDSLKRVRGRRGLDILNALQKEESIRVEMYEGDFEDVAEVDTKLLKLAKMLDGVVVTNDYNLNKVAEFQNVPVLNINALANAVKPVVIPGEQLDVMVVKEGTERQQGVAYLDDGTMIVVEEGQHYMNKKIAVVVTSALQTAAGRMIFAKPVHMDRGIKHEN, encoded by the coding sequence ATGATTAAAAAAATATTTACGGGCTTAATGGTAATTCTTGGTATTAGTTTAGGTATTACATTTTTACCAGGGCTATGGTCGTTGCTTAATTTAAGTTTATCTTCAATGATTGATAATGTTTTTGTAAATGGAGTTATTGGAGCTGCAGTATTTTTCTTGTTATCACTAATCTTTGGAAACAATGTGGTAAGAATGATTAAACGGGCTGAACTGAATTTAAGTGGGCACAGCTCGGATTATTTATTATTTGGTTCCATTGGTACGATAATTGGGTTGTTAATTGGTGTGTTAGTGTCAATTCCGTTATTTAGTTTGAATGTTGCAATTATTGGAAATATTCTTCCTACATTTATTATGTTTATCGCCGCTTATTTAGGTTTCCGCTTAGGAACAACTAAAAAAGATGAGTGGAAAAAATTATTTACACCAAAAAACAAACGTCAAAGTGAAGATGTTTTAGAGCGTAAGGTCGATGATCATCATCACAAATATAAAATTTTAGATACGAGTGTCATCATTGATGGTCGGATTTATGATATCGCTAAGACAGGGTTTGTTGAAGGTGTTCTGCTTATTCCAAACTTTGTGTTATATGAGTTACAATATATCGCTGATTCAGGAGATAGCTTAAAGCGGGTACGTGGTCGTCGCGGGCTAGATATTTTAAATGCCTTGCAAAAAGAAGAATCAATTCGAGTTGAAATGTATGAAGGTGATTTTGAAGATGTCGCTGAAGTAGATACTAAACTATTGAAATTAGCTAAAATGTTAGATGGTGTTGTTGTCACAAATGACTACAATTTAAATAAAGTAGCAGAGTTTCAAAATGTTCCAGTTTTAAATATTAATGCACTAGCTAATGCTGTTAAACCAGTTGTTATCCCAGGGGAACAACTTGACGTGATGGTAGTAAAAGAAGGAACGGAGCGCCAACAAGGTGTGGCTTACTTAGACGATGGCACGATGATTGTTGTGGAAGAGGGTCAACACTATATGAATAAGAAAATTGCTGTTGTGGTAACCAGTGCGTTACAAACTGCAGCAGGTCGTATGATTTTTGCGAAACCTGTTCACATGGATCGAGGGATTAAACACGAAAATTAG
- the ispF gene encoding 2-C-methyl-D-erythritol 2,4-cyclodiphosphate synthase, translating into MRIGQGFDVHELVSGRPCIIGGIALDYPKGLLGVTDADVLTHSIIDAILGALGAGDIGSVFPESEVQGSDSLELLQYVCGQMKASGYRLGNIDCTILAEAPKMSPYIPRMKQIISETCDILENQVSIKATTMEKMGFIGRSEGIGAMSVVLLEENLEERG; encoded by the coding sequence ATGAGAATTGGTCAAGGATTCGATGTCCATGAGTTAGTTAGTGGTAGACCATGTATTATTGGTGGTATTGCCCTAGATTACCCGAAAGGTTTGTTAGGAGTAACGGATGCAGATGTTTTAACACACAGCATCATTGATGCTATTTTAGGAGCTCTTGGCGCAGGAGATATTGGCAGTGTTTTTCCGGAATCAGAAGTTCAAGGTAGTGATTCTTTGGAACTGTTGCAATATGTTTGCGGTCAAATGAAAGCAAGTGGTTATCGATTAGGTAATATCGACTGCACTATTTTAGCGGAAGCGCCTAAAATGTCGCCTTATATTCCAAGAATGAAACAAATCATTTCTGAAACATGTGATATTTTAGAAAATCAAGTTAGCATTAAAGCGACAACTATGGAAAAAATGGGATTTATTGGCAGAAGTGAGGGCATCGGTGCGATGTCTGTGGTATTATTAGAAGAGAATTTAGAGGAAAGAGGCTAG
- the gltX gene encoding glutamate--tRNA ligase: MTKKVRVRYAPSPTGHLHIGNARTALFNYLYAKHHDGDFIIRIEDTDLKRNIEGGEKSQLENLAWLGMDWAESPENPGKFGPYRQSERSDIYLPLIEQLLASNLAYKCYATEEELEEVREAQKARGEMPRYNGMCANLTAEEQAAYEAEGREPVVRFRVPQNKEYKFNDLVKGDITFESSSVGGDFVILKRDGMPTYNFAVAVDDHMMEITHVLRGDDHIANTPKQLMIYEAFGWEAPTFGHMTLIINSETGKKLSKRDETILQFIEQYRELGYLPEAMFNFIALLGWSPVGEEEIFTPEQIVEMFDADRLSKSPAAFDGKKLEWVNNQYIKNLDLEAFTDMCLPFLVEAGRVEANPTAEKLAWVSKLVSLYQPQMSYAAEIVELSELFFGEHPVAGEEAKEVLAGETVPTVLGAFKEQIAALEEFDVPNIKAAIKTVQKETGVKGKNLFMPIRVAVSGEMHGPELGDTIVLLGKEKTIDHLTKALS; this comes from the coding sequence ATGACGAAAAAAGTACGCGTGCGTTATGCACCAAGTCCAACGGGACATTTACATATTGGGAATGCCAGAACAGCATTGTTCAATTATTTATATGCAAAACACCATGATGGAGACTTCATTATTCGTATTGAAGATACCGATTTAAAACGTAATATCGAAGGTGGCGAAAAAAGCCAATTAGAAAACCTTGCATGGTTAGGAATGGACTGGGCAGAAAGTCCTGAAAACCCAGGAAAATTTGGTCCTTACCGCCAATCAGAACGTAGTGATATCTACTTACCTCTGATTGAACAATTATTAGCTAGTAACTTAGCCTACAAATGCTATGCTACTGAAGAAGAACTTGAAGAGGTTCGTGAAGCTCAAAAAGCTCGTGGAGAAATGCCGCGTTATAACGGTATGTGCGCAAACCTAACGGCAGAAGAACAAGCTGCATATGAAGCAGAAGGTCGTGAACCAGTTGTTCGTTTCCGTGTTCCTCAAAATAAAGAATATAAATTTAACGATTTAGTTAAAGGTGATATCACCTTTGAATCATCAAGTGTGGGTGGCGACTTTGTTATCTTGAAACGTGATGGTATGCCAACATACAACTTTGCTGTAGCTGTAGATGATCACATGATGGAAATCACTCACGTACTTCGTGGAGATGACCACATTGCTAATACACCTAAACAATTAATGATCTATGAAGCATTTGGTTGGGAAGCTCCAACATTTGGTCATATGACATTAATCATTAATAGTGAAACAGGCAAAAAATTATCAAAACGTGATGAAACAATTTTACAATTCATCGAACAGTACCGTGAATTGGGTTACTTGCCAGAAGCCATGTTCAACTTTATTGCTTTATTAGGTTGGTCACCGGTTGGAGAAGAAGAAATCTTCACTCCAGAACAAATTGTCGAAATGTTTGATGCTGACCGATTAAGTAAATCACCTGCCGCATTTGATGGTAAAAAATTGGAATGGGTTAACAACCAATACATTAAAAATTTAGATTTAGAAGCATTTACTGACATGTGCTTACCGTTCCTAGTAGAAGCTGGTCGCGTTGAAGCAAATCCAACGGCAGAAAAATTAGCGTGGGTTTCTAAGTTAGTAAGTTTATACCAACCGCAAATGAGTTACGCAGCGGAAATCGTTGAGTTGTCTGAGTTATTCTTTGGCGAACATCCAGTTGCCGGGGAAGAAGCAAAAGAAGTTTTAGCTGGTGAAACAGTACCAACTGTTTTAGGGGCTTTTAAAGAACAAATTGCTGCTCTAGAAGAATTTGATGTACCGAATATTAAAGCAGCCATTAAAACTGTTCAAAAAGAGACAGGCGTAAAAGGAAAAAATTTATTTATGCCAATTCGTGTTGCTGTATCTGGCGAAATGCACGGACCTGAATTAGGTGATACAATCGTTTTATTAGGAAAAGAAAAAACAATTGATCATTTAACAAAAGCTTTATCATAA
- the cysS gene encoding cysteine--tRNA ligase, protein MIKIYNTLTRQKEEFVPLEPGKIKMYVCGPTVYNYIHIGNARSTIAFDTIRKYFEYRGYDVNYVSNFTDVDDKIIRTAKEENVTPKELADRFIAAFKEDTGALNVKPACTHPRVIDHMTDIIEFVEGLIRLGFAYESAGDVYYRTRKFDKYGELSDQSIDELEVGASNRTGAEQDKKEDPLDFALWKSAKDDEVSWDSPWGKGRPGWHIECSVMATKLLGDTIDIHGGGQDLSFPHHENEIAQSEAKTGKTFANYWMHNGYVTVGEDGEKMSKSLGNFVTAHDFIADGQAENVRFALASTHYRRPLPFNEETLVEAENNRQKIQTAYDNLKFRLGTDSVSDSIENDHLSKLKEFEEKFQLEMDDDFNVANGLTVIYEFVKWVNQYNTKKEVSREVVTESLELLTRLMTIFGVILEKENELLDETIDQLLVERDQARVDRNFARSDEIRDLLKDQGIILEDTAQGTRWRRS, encoded by the coding sequence ATGATAAAAATTTATAATACCTTAACCCGTCAAAAAGAAGAGTTCGTACCGTTGGAGCCGGGAAAAATAAAAATGTATGTGTGTGGTCCGACAGTTTATAATTACATTCATATTGGGAATGCTCGTAGTACGATTGCGTTCGATACCATTCGTAAGTACTTTGAGTACCGTGGCTATGATGTAAATTATGTTTCTAATTTTACCGATGTCGATGACAAAATTATTCGAACAGCAAAAGAAGAAAACGTCACGCCTAAAGAGTTAGCGGACCGTTTCATTGCTGCTTTTAAAGAAGATACAGGCGCTTTAAATGTTAAGCCAGCTTGCACTCATCCGCGTGTTATCGATCATATGACTGATATTATCGAGTTTGTTGAAGGGTTGATTCGTTTAGGGTTTGCTTATGAATCTGCTGGCGACGTCTACTACCGAACTCGTAAATTTGATAAATATGGAGAATTGAGCGACCAATCAATTGATGAATTGGAAGTTGGAGCAAGCAACCGAACAGGAGCTGAGCAAGATAAGAAAGAAGATCCGTTGGACTTTGCTTTGTGGAAATCAGCTAAGGACGATGAAGTATCGTGGGATTCGCCTTGGGGTAAAGGTCGTCCTGGTTGGCATATTGAATGTTCAGTTATGGCTACTAAGTTATTAGGCGATACTATTGATATTCATGGGGGAGGGCAAGATTTGTCTTTCCCGCATCATGAAAATGAAATAGCACAAAGTGAAGCGAAAACAGGTAAGACATTCGCGAACTACTGGATGCATAATGGTTATGTGACTGTGGGTGAAGATGGCGAAAAAATGAGCAAATCACTAGGTAACTTTGTGACGGCGCATGACTTTATTGCTGACGGTCAAGCAGAAAATGTCCGTTTTGCACTGGCGTCGACTCATTATCGCCGTCCGTTACCTTTTAATGAAGAAACACTAGTTGAGGCGGAAAATAATCGTCAAAAAATTCAAACAGCCTATGATAACTTAAAGTTTAGGTTAGGAACAGATTCGGTTTCTGACAGTATTGAAAATGATCATTTATCTAAATTAAAAGAGTTTGAAGAGAAATTCCAATTGGAAATGGACGACGATTTTAATGTGGCTAATGGATTGACTGTTATTTATGAGTTCGTTAAATGGGTCAATCAATATAACACCAAAAAAGAAGTCTCTCGAGAAGTGGTGACAGAGAGTTTAGAATTACTAACAAGATTGATGACAATATTTGGTGTTATTTTGGAAAAAGAAAACGAGTTACTTGATGAAACAATTGATCAACTTTTAGTTGAACGTGATCAAGCTCGTGTGGACCGTAATTTTGCACGTAGTGATGAAATTCGTGACTTATTAAAAGACCAAGGGATTATTTTAGAGGATACCGCCCAAGGAACAAGATGGAGAAGAAGTTAA
- a CDS encoding Mini-ribonuclease 3, protein MEKKLMTKNEDYTLINGLALAYVGDAIYEIYIRDFLIRQGLTKPNMLHKTATKYVSAKSQAYLMKLMLEEELLSEEELLMYKRGRNAKSHTSAKNADVTTYRISTGFEALFGYLHLTDKKVRIEELVYWCIEKVGEKENG, encoded by the coding sequence ATGGAGAAGAAGTTAATGACAAAAAATGAAGATTATACTTTAATTAATGGCTTAGCGTTAGCGTATGTAGGCGATGCGATATATGAAATCTATATTCGTGATTTTTTGATTCGACAAGGCTTAACGAAACCGAATATGTTACATAAAACAGCGACTAAATATGTTTCTGCTAAATCGCAAGCTTATTTGATGAAGTTGATGTTAGAAGAAGAATTATTATCTGAAGAAGAATTATTAATGTATAAACGGGGACGCAATGCGAAAAGTCATACGTCAGCTAAAAATGCTGACGTTACGACATACCGTATTTCAACCGGATTTGAAGCGTTGTTTGGATACTTACATTTAACTGATAAAAAAGTACGAATAGAAGAGTTAGTATATTGGTGTATTGAAAAGGTGGGTGAAAAAGAGAATGGCTAA
- the rlmB gene encoding 23S rRNA (guanosine(2251)-2'-O)-methyltransferase RlmB, with protein MAKEFKGNNKGKRNKFNDKGFSKSSKRPQVEDLSAGSTEEVDFVYGKHAVVESLKNKRGNKLFLQEDLKGANAQELKELAAEYSVPVSWAPKVKLDKLTDGAVHQGIVMGITPFEYLSVEELIEQAKSKKEEPFFLVLDGIEDPHNFGSILRTADATGVDGVIIPKHRAVGITSVVTKTSTGAVEHIPVARATNLKQGLVTLKENGFWIFGTDMSGTDYRQWNTAGSIALIIGNEGKGMSPGLKKDVDEMLSIPMSGHVQSLNASVAAGLLMYEVFRNRTK; from the coding sequence ATGGCTAAAGAGTTTAAAGGGAATAATAAAGGAAAAAGAAATAAATTTAATGATAAAGGATTTAGTAAATCGTCTAAACGTCCTCAAGTAGAAGATTTATCGGCTGGGTCAACGGAAGAAGTTGATTTTGTTTATGGCAAACATGCTGTAGTTGAGTCATTAAAAAACAAACGTGGTAATAAATTGTTTTTACAGGAAGATTTAAAAGGTGCTAACGCCCAAGAATTAAAAGAATTAGCAGCTGAATACTCAGTGCCAGTTTCTTGGGCACCGAAAGTTAAGTTGGATAAATTAACTGATGGGGCAGTCCATCAAGGGATTGTTATGGGAATTACTCCTTTTGAATATCTGAGTGTTGAAGAATTAATCGAACAGGCTAAGAGCAAGAAGGAAGAACCATTCTTCTTAGTCTTAGATGGGATCGAAGACCCTCATAACTTTGGTTCGATTTTAAGAACAGCTGATGCGACAGGTGTAGATGGTGTGATTATTCCAAAGCATCGTGCTGTAGGGATAACTTCAGTTGTAACGAAAACGTCAACGGGAGCAGTTGAGCACATTCCAGTAGCACGTGCTACAAATCTTAAGCAAGGGTTAGTGACATTGAAAGAAAATGGGTTTTGGATATTTGGAACGGATATGTCAGGCACAGATTATCGCCAATGGAATACAGCTGGATCAATTGCCTTAATTATCGGGAATGAAGGAAAAGGTATGTCGCCTGGTTTGAAAAAAGATGTTGATGAAATGTTATCAATTCCGATGAGTGGTCATGTTCAAAGCTTAAATGCGAGTGTTGCAGCTGGCCTTTTGATGTATGAAGTTTTTCGTAATAGAACAAAATAA
- a CDS encoding sigma factor codes for MNLDELIVASQSGSSEAFLTLRQKYQPVIYKMQKSYHLKDLEREDWLQEGDLVLYQSIKNYKKEKGLTLGCFFRMNFERHIFSLLRKQGALKRKAWVESLSFEQQFEKQGDFFLLSERELSYQFTTPIAAKEQIVEIVYRMSKFEKAVLYYYLLNKSESETATALDCSDAKVHNGMDRIKKKCKMIMP; via the coding sequence ATGAATTTGGATGAGTTAATCGTTGCATCTCAATCTGGAAGCTCTGAGGCGTTTTTAACGCTCCGTCAAAAATATCAACCTGTCATTTACAAAATGCAAAAGTCATATCATTTAAAAGATTTAGAGCGAGAAGATTGGTTGCAAGAAGGTGACTTAGTGCTATATCAGTCAATAAAAAATTATAAGAAAGAAAAAGGGTTAACGTTAGGATGCTTTTTTAGAATGAATTTCGAAAGACACATCTTCAGTTTGTTGCGGAAACAAGGTGCTTTAAAACGAAAAGCGTGGGTGGAAAGTTTATCTTTTGAACAACAGTTTGAAAAACAAGGTGATTTCTTTTTGTTATCAGAGAGGGAGTTGAGCTATCAATTTACAACGCCAATTGCTGCGAAAGAACAAATAGTTGAGATTGTTTACCGCATGTCGAAGTTTGAAAAAGCCGTGCTATATTACTATCTTTTAAATAAATCAGAGAGTGAAACAGCTACTGCATTAGATTGTTCAGATGCAAAGGTTCATAATGGAATGGATCGGATAAAAAAGAAATGCAAAATGATAATGCCTTAA
- a CDS encoding Veg family protein, which translates to MPTTLATIKKEMESRIGSKITLVAQTGRKRQTRHSGTLTETYPAVFIVDLDQDDKSCERVSYSYTDILTQTVEIEFI; encoded by the coding sequence ATGCCAACAACATTAGCTACAATAAAAAAAGAGATGGAAAGTCGGATTGGGAGTAAAATCACTCTAGTTGCTCAAACTGGAAGGAAGCGCCAAACACGACATTCAGGAACGTTAACTGAGACGTATCCAGCAGTTTTTATTGTCGATTTAGATCAAGATGATAAATCTTGTGAGAGGGTATCCTATAGTTACACTGATATCTTGACACAAACGGTTGAAATTGAGTTTATTTAA
- a CDS encoding YaiI/YqxD family protein: MKILIDGDACPVKNEIYELAEKYELKVMLVTSVSHYSVTALPEFVSTVYVDEGADSADYRIVKLTEAGDIVVTQDYGLASLVLGKRAVVLHHLGKEYTTVTIDLMLESRHHNAKVRKSGGRTKGPKKLTADDRQHFSEKLEDIIKRQL, from the coding sequence ATGAAAATATTAATTGACGGAGATGCGTGTCCTGTAAAAAATGAAATTTATGAATTAGCGGAAAAATATGAGTTGAAAGTTATGTTGGTAACAAGTGTTTCACATTATTCGGTGACAGCATTGCCAGAATTTGTTTCAACAGTTTATGTTGATGAGGGAGCAGATTCTGCAGATTATCGTATTGTAAAGCTAACTGAAGCAGGTGATATCGTAGTGACACAAGATTATGGACTTGCATCATTAGTTCTTGGGAAAAGAGCAGTTGTCTTGCATCATTTAGGAAAAGAATATACAACGGTAACAATTGATTTAATGTTAGAAAGTCGGCATCACAACGCAAAGGTTAGAAAAAGTGGTGGTCGGACAAAAGGTCCTAAAAAGCTGACGGCAGATGACCGTCAACACTTTTCTGAAAAGTTAGAGGATATAATAAAAAGACAGCTCTAG
- a CDS encoding class A sortase — protein sequence MTTQYNVANTNLDAIKNNQGKDATFDFDAVKSLDFQSVVKSKLYQDQLYVLGGIAVPDVKLNLPIFKGVSNYSLIVGAGTMKPEQKMGEGNYALASHHMLEADLLFGPLTKVELGQVIYLTDLEYIYEYEIDYKEYVEPTRVDLIEDQPDKTQLTLVTCDETGNQRLIVQATFKEKVSNKKASKKMIKAFNLDKNTY from the coding sequence ATGACTACTCAATATAATGTTGCTAATACCAATTTAGATGCTATCAAAAATAACCAAGGGAAAGATGCTACTTTTGATTTTGATGCCGTGAAATCATTAGACTTTCAAAGCGTTGTGAAGTCTAAACTCTATCAAGATCAGCTTTACGTCTTAGGTGGCATTGCTGTTCCTGATGTAAAATTAAATCTACCTATTTTTAAAGGTGTTTCTAATTATTCCTTGATCGTTGGCGCTGGCACAATGAAACCTGAGCAAAAAATGGGAGAAGGAAATTACGCTTTGGCTAGCCATCATATGTTAGAAGCTGACTTATTATTCGGACCATTAACTAAAGTTGAATTAGGTCAAGTAATTTATTTAACTGACCTTGAATATATTTACGAATATGAAATTGATTATAAAGAATATGTCGAACCTACTCGTGTTGATCTCATCGAAGATCAACCAGATAAGACGCAATTAACATTAGTCACTTGTGATGAAACAGGAAATCAACGTTTAATTGTGCAGGCGACTTTTAAAGAGAAAGTATCTAATAAAAAAGCTTCTAAAAAAATGATTAAAGCCTTTAACTTAGATAAAAATACTTACTAA
- a CDS encoding D-alanine--D-alanine ligase: MKIIALYGGKSAEHDISVLSTFSMLKSFYYDYYNVQLVYISKSGEWFKGPLLTAAPATQEELYLTAETGELIPTGAIKEEDAIVFPILHGPNGEDGTIQGLLEVLDMPYVGAGVLASACGMDKIMSKYILQQQDIPQVPYAPVSKMLWQENAEAVFEQCEGTLVYPMFVKPANMGSSVGVSKATNREELAAAIQEAFKYDQRVVVEQGIEAREIEIAVLGNEEVRTTLAGEVVKTVDFYDYESKYLDNSATLQIPADIPAEVHEKAREYAKKAYLAFDGSGLTRCDFFLTSNNDLFLNEVNTMPGFTPFSMYPLLWENMGIKYGDLIEELIQLGLMRHKQRANLSLDHA; this comes from the coding sequence ATGAAAATTATCGCTTTATACGGTGGAAAAAGCGCAGAACATGACATTTCAGTTCTTTCAACGTTTTCGATGTTAAAATCTTTTTATTATGATTATTATAATGTGCAATTGGTTTATATTTCTAAATCAGGTGAATGGTTCAAGGGACCGTTACTGACAGCAGCGCCAGCGACACAAGAGGAATTGTATTTAACAGCAGAGACAGGGGAACTAATTCCAACGGGAGCTATTAAAGAAGAGGATGCCATTGTTTTCCCAATCTTACATGGACCGAATGGTGAAGATGGTACAATTCAAGGATTACTTGAAGTTTTAGATATGCCGTATGTTGGGGCGGGAGTCTTAGCTAGTGCGTGTGGAATGGATAAAATTATGAGTAAGTATATCTTGCAACAGCAAGATATCCCACAAGTGCCCTATGCACCGGTATCTAAAATGTTGTGGCAAGAAAATGCTGAAGCTGTTTTTGAACAGTGTGAAGGAACATTGGTGTACCCGATGTTTGTTAAACCAGCTAATATGGGTTCAAGTGTGGGTGTTAGTAAAGCAACGAACCGCGAAGAATTAGCAGCAGCTATTCAAGAAGCCTTTAAATATGACCAACGAGTAGTGGTTGAACAAGGAATTGAAGCACGTGAAATTGAGATTGCTGTTTTAGGTAACGAAGAAGTCCGTACAACATTAGCTGGTGAAGTTGTTAAAACGGTTGATTTCTATGACTACGAATCTAAATATTTAGATAATAGTGCAACGTTACAAATTCCAGCAGATATTCCAGCAGAAGTTCATGAGAAAGCTCGTGAATATGCTAAAAAAGCTTATTTAGCATTTGATGGTAGTGGATTGACAAGATGTGATTTCTTCTTAACAAGTAACAATGATTTATTCTTAAATGAAGTGAACACTATGCCAGGTTTCACACCGTTTAGTATGTACCCCTTGCTATGGGAAAACATGGGAATTAAATATGGTGATTTGATTGAAGAATTAATTCAACTTGGTTTAATGAGACACAAACAACGCGCTAACTTATCGCTAGATCACGCGTAA